A single genomic interval of halophilic archaeon DL31 harbors:
- a CDS encoding phosphoribosylglycinamide formyltransferase (SMART: AICARFT/IMPCHase bienzyme, formylation region~TIGRFAM: Phosphoribosylglycinamide formyltransferase~KEGG: hla:Hlac_0925 phosphoribosylglycinamide formyltransferase~PFAM: AICARFT/IMPCHase bienzyme, formylation region; Formyl transferase, N-terminal), with translation MKIAGLASNRGRNILHLSETAPGDAELSVVVANHADAPVLAAAEERGIPAIAVEQGDDEPRESHEERILEALADHEFDLVCLDGYMRVLTSTFLDGIDTALNVHPSLLPAFPGFDAHQQVLKSGVRTSGATVHVVTEEVDAGPVVTQESVPVFEDDDEDSLKERVLYDAEFQAYPQAVRLFAEDRVEIEYDDDGTPTAVEIEGDTGGDLPARRSISNRQAASLRYGENPHQDAAVYADDANKEPSVVGVPQRNEGAKALSYNNYNDADGALNLVKEFDEPAAAVIKHTNPAGCATADSVAEAYRDALSTDAKSAFGGIVALNRECDAETAEEIVDSFKEVVIAPGYTDDALAVLREKKNLRVLDVGARTDGTLGPEDRTERFTEKALVGGRLVQERDHSSLAREELEVVTEKEPTDEQIETMLFAWKTLKHVKSNGILLATGTETVGVGMGQVSRVDAVTLAAMKAEKDAEGKSAAGSVVASDAFFPFPDAVEEAAEAGAEAVIQPGGSVNDDDVIEAANELGLAMVFTGQRAFRHD, from the coding sequence ATGAAGATTGCCGGCCTCGCGAGCAACCGTGGACGAAACATTCTCCATCTTTCCGAGACTGCACCGGGCGACGCCGAGCTCTCCGTCGTCGTCGCGAATCACGCCGACGCGCCCGTACTGGCGGCTGCCGAGGAGCGGGGCATCCCTGCCATCGCCGTCGAGCAGGGCGACGATGAGCCCCGAGAGTCTCACGAGGAACGCATCCTCGAGGCACTCGCAGACCACGAGTTCGACCTCGTCTGTCTGGACGGCTACATGCGGGTCCTCACCTCGACGTTCCTCGACGGCATCGACACCGCGCTCAACGTCCACCCCTCGCTGCTGCCAGCCTTCCCCGGCTTCGATGCGCATCAGCAAGTGTTGAAGAGTGGCGTCCGAACCTCCGGCGCGACGGTCCACGTCGTCACTGAGGAGGTCGACGCCGGCCCCGTCGTCACCCAAGAATCCGTCCCGGTCTTCGAGGACGACGACGAGGACTCACTGAAAGAGCGCGTGCTCTACGACGCCGAGTTCCAGGCCTACCCGCAGGCAGTCAGGCTGTTCGCCGAGGACCGAGTTGAAATCGAGTACGACGACGACGGCACCCCGACCGCCGTCGAAATCGAGGGCGATACCGGCGGCGACCTACCGGCGCGCCGCAGCATCTCGAACCGACAGGCCGCCTCGCTGCGGTACGGCGAGAACCCACACCAGGACGCCGCGGTCTACGCCGACGACGCGAACAAGGAACCCTCCGTCGTGGGCGTGCCCCAGCGAAACGAAGGCGCGAAGGCGCTATCCTACAACAACTACAACGACGCCGACGGCGCGCTCAATCTGGTGAAGGAGTTCGACGAACCCGCAGCAGCGGTCATCAAACACACAAACCCCGCCGGCTGTGCGACCGCCGACTCAGTGGCGGAGGCCTACCGCGACGCACTCTCGACCGACGCCAAATCCGCATTCGGTGGCATCGTCGCGCTCAACCGCGAGTGTGACGCCGAGACGGCCGAAGAGATCGTCGACTCGTTCAAAGAGGTCGTCATCGCGCCGGGCTACACCGATGACGCCCTCGCCGTGCTCCGGGAGAAGAAGAACCTCCGTGTGCTCGACGTTGGTGCTCGCACAGACGGCACGCTCGGTCCCGAGGACCGCACCGAACGATTCACCGAGAAGGCCCTCGTCGGCGGGCGACTCGTGCAGGAGCGCGACCACTCCTCGCTCGCTCGTGAGGAGCTCGAAGTGGTGACGGAGAAGGAGCCAACGGACGAGCAGATAGAGACGATGCTGTTCGCCTGGAAGACGCTCAAACACGTCAAATCCAACGGCATCCTGCTGGCGACGGGAACTGAAACGGTCGGTGTTGGGATGGGCCAGGTCTCCCGCGTCGACGCCGTCACGCTGGCGGCGATGAAGGCTGAGAAGGACGCCGAAGGGAAATCTGCGGCAGGCTCAGTCGTCGCCTCGGACGCCTTTTTCCCGTTCCCGGACGCCGTTGAGGAGGCCGCCGAAGCCGGCGCCGAAGCGGTGATTCAGCCCGGTGGCTCGGTCAACGACGACGACGTCATCGAGGCCGCGAATGAACTGGGGCTGGCGATGGTGTTCACCGGGCAGCGGGCGTTCCGTCACGACTGA
- a CDS encoding adenylosuccinate lyase (TIGRFAM: Adenylosuccinate lyase~KEGG: hbo:Hbor_22730 adenylosuccinate lyase~PFAM: Adenylosuccinate lyase C-terminal; Fumarate lyase), with translation MNDLPRESPLAAVSPLDGRYAGKTADLVPYASEAALIEARLRVEVEYLLALGEHDAVDCTLSAEERAHLRTVLEEFDADDARLVKQIETEGTEQFSATRHDVKAVEYFLRTETPERLHPWIHFGLTSEDVNNLAHRLNANRAVEDVLLPAIAEIRDALTGMAREHRDLPMLARTHGQPATPTTFGKEMAVFAARLGRAQARVRAATADLSGKLAGASGTYAAHVAAYPEVDWPVFARQFVESLGLEHTPLATQVNPCDDLAALFDALSGVNNVLLDLDRDIWRYVSDRYLGQESEAGETGSSTMPHKVNPIDFENSEGNLSKANSDLTFLRDYVTTSRLQRDLSDSTVKRNVGAAFAHCLIGYRKTTAGLGKLVPNEQVMREELEDTPEIIGEAVQTILRREGDTEAYERVKELTRGRRVTLADFRDLFAELDVDESVREELAALEPTGYTGIASALVDEL, from the coding sequence ATGAACGACCTCCCCCGGGAGTCGCCGCTCGCAGCCGTCTCGCCGCTTGACGGCCGGTACGCCGGCAAGACCGCCGACCTCGTTCCCTACGCCAGCGAAGCCGCGCTCATCGAAGCCCGTCTCCGTGTTGAGGTGGAGTACCTGCTCGCGCTCGGCGAGCACGACGCCGTCGATTGTACGCTCTCGGCCGAGGAACGCGCCCACCTCCGAACAGTGCTCGAGGAGTTCGATGCAGACGACGCCAGACTCGTCAAACAGATCGAAACCGAGGGGACCGAGCAGTTCTCCGCGACTCGCCACGACGTGAAGGCCGTCGAGTACTTCCTCCGCACGGAGACCCCCGAACGGCTGCACCCGTGGATTCATTTCGGCCTCACCAGCGAGGACGTGAACAATCTCGCCCACCGGCTCAACGCGAACCGTGCCGTTGAGGACGTGCTGCTGCCCGCCATCGCCGAGATACGTGACGCGCTCACCGGAATGGCCCGTGAACACCGCGACCTGCCCATGCTCGCACGCACCCACGGCCAGCCAGCGACCCCCACGACGTTCGGGAAGGAGATGGCCGTCTTCGCCGCCCGCCTCGGTCGTGCGCAAGCCCGCGTCCGCGCAGCGACTGCGGATCTCTCGGGTAAGCTCGCCGGGGCGTCCGGCACCTACGCCGCCCACGTTGCAGCCTACCCTGAGGTCGACTGGCCGGTGTTCGCCCGGCAGTTCGTCGAGTCCCTCGGCCTCGAACACACCCCGCTGGCCACGCAGGTCAATCCCTGTGACGACCTCGCAGCGCTGTTCGACGCACTCTCTGGGGTCAACAACGTGCTCCTCGACCTGGACCGGGACATCTGGCGCTACGTCTCGGATCGCTATCTGGGCCAGGAGAGTGAGGCCGGCGAGACCGGCTCTTCGACGATGCCTCATAAGGTCAACCCTATCGACTTCGAAAACTCTGAGGGGAACCTCTCGAAGGCCAACTCGGACCTCACGTTCCTCCGGGACTACGTCACCACCTCCCGGCTCCAGCGGGACCTCTCGGACTCGACGGTCAAGCGCAACGTCGGCGCTGCCTTCGCCCACTGCCTCATTGGCTACCGAAAGACGACGGCCGGACTTGGCAAGCTGGTCCCCAACGAGCAGGTGATGCGCGAGGAACTCGAGGACACTCCCGAAATCATCGGCGAGGCCGTCCAGACCATCCTCCGTCGCGAGGGTGACACCGAGGCCTACGAGCGTGTGAAAGAACTGACTCGCGGTCGGCGAGTTACGCTCGCGGACTTCCGCGACCTGTTCGCCGAACTCGACGTGGACGAATCCGTGCGCGAGGAACTTGCGGCGCTCGAACCCACGGGATACACGGGCATCGCGTCGGCGCTGGTCGACGAACTGTAG
- a CDS encoding UspA domain-containing protein (PFAM: UspA~KEGG: hvo:HVO_A0043 cationic amino acid transporter, putative), with amino-acid sequence MSEEGIVRMDGRPVLGTLLDPAGDAQARELSFALARDNDAPVRFLSPLRAPDASVQQAASAPANGPPVRFTSTDGTEQSGRSPDAIVAQEAASASAGVVAIERPASESPGAGIRRGVTDRIVANAPTDTVVANGKGDLSELASILVPVAGGPHTELAVETARALATHTDAWVELFTVIPENPTAEERSAGAEHLTTARKSLGGFEKSDTWLYEHDDPAMAIAEQSNYYDAVVMGAPTKGRLRRMVFGSTADSVDRSVDIPVITAVSGDA; translated from the coding sequence ATGAGTGAGGAGGGAATCGTGAGGATGGATGGTCGGCCAGTGCTGGGGACACTGCTCGACCCAGCAGGCGATGCACAGGCCCGCGAGCTGTCGTTCGCGCTCGCACGAGACAACGACGCACCGGTTCGGTTCCTGTCGCCGCTGCGCGCACCGGACGCGAGCGTCCAGCAGGCCGCGTCCGCGCCGGCGAACGGGCCTCCGGTCCGATTTACCTCGACAGACGGCACCGAACAGTCTGGACGCTCGCCTGACGCCATCGTCGCTCAGGAGGCCGCGTCGGCCTCCGCAGGTGTCGTGGCAATCGAACGACCCGCGTCGGAATCTCCAGGCGCCGGCATCCGTCGGGGAGTCACCGACCGTATCGTCGCCAACGCACCGACCGATACTGTCGTCGCCAACGGTAAGGGCGACCTGAGCGAACTCGCGTCGATTCTGGTTCCCGTCGCCGGCGGTCCCCACACGGAGCTGGCTGTCGAAACCGCACGGGCGCTGGCCACGCACACTGACGCGTGGGTAGAGCTGTTCACCGTCATACCCGAGAACCCAACCGCCGAGGAACGCTCGGCAGGTGCCGAGCATCTGACGACCGCCCGGAAATCGCTGGGCGGGTTCGAAAAGTCCGACACCTGGCTCTACGAACACGACGATCCCGCGATGGCCATCGCAGAGCAGTCGAACTACTACGACGCGGTCGTGATGGGCGCACCGACGAAGGGTCGTCTCCGCCGGATGGTCTTCGGCTCGACTGCCGACAGCGTCGACCGCTCGGTCGACATTCCTGTTATCACGGCCGTTTCGGGCGACGCGTAG
- a CDS encoding peptidase M20 (PFAM: Peptidase M20; Peptidase M20, dimerisation~KEGG: hje:HacjB3_13795 succinyl-diaminopimelate desuccinylase), with the protein MSVDPVPFLEIAVQDDSTEDVSGTRKHLLQTLRDGGVEPRVDAAGNVRASRGSGAPHLVFNTHIDTVPPHVPFDRDGDVIRGRGSCDAKGPLAAMVAAFLDAEWSGKGTLTLAITPDEEVLSTGAHALMTGDIAPGGPGEAAETVEPLAARAPAPDAFIVGEPTGLDVCTAARGRFEGTVTVEGVASHAASPESGVNAVSGAGRLLSALESFDNVDAHPELGEATLVPTGIDGGEATNQVPAECSFTVDRRSVPPETADGFREALTEHLQGAAEAGPDDAGAPSVEFGLTPRETPFLEAFATDTDEPVVRALSAAAGTAAAEAGLGERGEPRPFGAATEASYFAPTPTVVFGPGHLADNEGAVAHAEREYVDVPEVRVAATALTRAAERLLAEDL; encoded by the coding sequence GTGAGCGTCGACCCCGTTCCCTTCCTCGAAATCGCGGTGCAGGATGACTCCACCGAGGACGTGAGCGGCACCCGGAAGCACCTGCTCCAGACGCTCCGTGATGGTGGCGTCGAGCCCCGAGTCGACGCCGCAGGCAACGTCCGGGCCAGTCGGGGCTCGGGCGCACCCCACCTCGTGTTCAACACCCACATCGACACGGTGCCACCCCACGTCCCGTTCGACCGTGACGGCGACGTGATTCGGGGTCGTGGATCCTGCGATGCCAAGGGACCACTGGCGGCGATGGTTGCTGCCTTTCTCGACGCCGAGTGGAGTGGCAAGGGAACGCTCACGCTCGCCATCACGCCCGACGAGGAGGTGCTCTCGACGGGCGCCCACGCACTGATGACGGGTGACATCGCGCCGGGCGGCCCTGGGGAGGCGGCCGAGACGGTCGAGCCGCTCGCTGCCAGGGCGCCGGCGCCGGATGCGTTCATCGTCGGCGAGCCGACCGGCCTCGACGTGTGCACGGCCGCACGCGGGCGATTCGAGGGAACGGTAACCGTCGAAGGTGTCGCATCCCACGCTGCAAGCCCTGAGTCGGGTGTGAACGCGGTCTCCGGCGCCGGGCGGCTGTTGAGCGCGCTTGAGTCGTTCGACAACGTCGATGCCCACCCGGAACTGGGCGAAGCGACGCTCGTCCCGACCGGTATCGACGGCGGCGAAGCGACCAATCAGGTGCCGGCCGAGTGCTCGTTCACCGTGGACCGGCGGAGCGTCCCGCCGGAGACGGCCGACGGCTTCCGCGAGGCGCTGACCGAGCACCTGCAAGGCGCTGCTGAGGCGGGGCCGGACGACGCCGGCGCACCAAGCGTCGAGTTCGGGCTCACGCCACGGGAGACGCCGTTTTTAGAGGCGTTCGCGACCGATACGGACGAGCCGGTCGTGCGTGCGCTCTCGGCGGCCGCCGGAACCGCCGCGGCCGAGGCAGGGCTGGGTGAGCGTGGCGAGCCGCGGCCGTTCGGCGCGGCGACAGAAGCGTCCTACTTCGCGCCGACGCCGACGGTGGTGTTCGGGCCGGGGCACCTCGCTGACAACGAGGGAGCGGTGGCTCACGCAGAACGGGAGTACGTGGATGTTCCTGAGGTTCGAGTGGCGGCGACGGCGTTGACACGGGCGGCCGAGCGGTTGCTCGCGGAGGACTTGTGA
- a CDS encoding Diaminopimelate epimerase (TIGRFAM: Diaminopimelate epimerase~HAMAP: Diaminopimelate epimerase~KEGG: hvo:HVO_1097 diaminopimelate epimerase~PFAM: Diaminopimelate epimerase), which translates to MSESVPFEKFDGAGNDFIVVEDASPLPDRAAFARVHCNRETGVADDETARKGADGVLFLALAADFDPAQVTMTLVQPDGSIAEMCGNGARCVAAWAADRSDATTFDIETPAGTRRAVVDGDEIAVEMGDATFAPEAVPLAGDEPLVDAELPELEGTPAAGLTVTAVNTGVPHAVVFLENVDSVDIDAVAPPIRHADVFPEGANVTFASADEGAANRTGAADEGAANRTGAADKGAANRTGAADGDSFRQRTFERGVEGETQACGTGAVAVAAAAKRLGRLPDSVEADDWVRVSPPGGDLSVAVPDDAPARLRGPAVKQFEGELPAEPTEERLAGVTDGAALGPENGAGDE; encoded by the coding sequence ATGAGCGAGTCGGTCCCCTTCGAGAAGTTCGACGGCGCGGGCAACGACTTCATCGTCGTCGAGGACGCGAGTCCACTCCCAGACCGCGCGGCGTTCGCCCGAGTTCACTGTAACCGAGAGACAGGTGTAGCCGACGACGAGACCGCCAGAAAGGGGGCCGACGGGGTGCTGTTTCTCGCGCTTGCGGCCGACTTCGATCCCGCGCAGGTGACGATGACGCTTGTCCAACCAGATGGGTCGATTGCGGAGATGTGCGGCAACGGCGCCCGGTGTGTTGCCGCCTGGGCGGCCGATCGCTCGGACGCGACGACGTTCGATATCGAAACACCCGCAGGCACACGTCGCGCGGTGGTCGATGGCGACGAAATCGCCGTCGAGATGGGTGATGCGACCTTTGCCCCTGAAGCGGTTCCGCTGGCTGGTGACGAGCCACTTGTCGACGCGGAGCTCCCCGAATTGGAGGGGACGCCCGCAGCAGGCCTCACTGTAACGGCGGTCAACACCGGCGTCCCGCACGCGGTTGTCTTCCTCGAGAATGTAGATTCCGTCGACATCGACGCCGTCGCGCCACCGATTCGCCACGCCGACGTGTTCCCGGAGGGCGCCAACGTGACGTTCGCCTCGGCGGACGAAGGCGCCGCGAACCGAACAGGCGCGGCGGACGAAGGCGCCGCGAACCGAACAGGCGCGGCGGACAAAGGCGCCGCGAACCGAACAGGCGCGGCGGACGGTGACAGCTTCCGCCAGCGCACCTTTGAGCGCGGCGTCGAAGGCGAGACGCAGGCCTGTGGCACAGGTGCCGTCGCGGTCGCTGCGGCCGCGAAGCGTCTCGGCCGGCTCCCGGATAGCGTTGAAGCTGACGACTGGGTTCGTGTCTCCCCGCCCGGCGGTGACCTCTCGGTTGCCGTCCCGGACGACGCGCCCGCACGGCTCCGCGGCCCGGCCGTCAAGCAGTTCGAAGGCGAGCTCCCGGCCGAGCCCACCGAAGAACGCCTCGCCGGCGTCACCGACGGCGCGGCGCTGGGCCCAGAAAACGGAGCGGGGGACGAGTGA
- a CDS encoding diaminopimelate decarboxylase (TIGRFAM: Diaminopimelate decarboxylase~KEGG: hbo:Hbor_22870 diaminopimelate decarboxylase~PFAM: Orn/DAP/Arg decarboxylase 2), with translation MSDVPEGPRAASDGGPAVRRLADWEANTLAELAAEHGTPLYVFDPARARENCRRLTAAFPDTEIQYAAKAHTGRRTLQTVHDEGFAIECASAGEVQRALAAGIPGSDVTYTAVNPPARDLDAVVKTWEEHPSLTITAGAADTLDRLAERGFDGRLRIRVNPGIGAGHHEKVVTGGHPKFGVGLDRVPELAESAAERFEFAGIHAHAGSGISGEQLADHRELVSRMGALARTLEDRGLPVETVDVGGGFGVPYREKAPALDLEAVAAATREALGETDATLAIEPGRYVVADAGVLLTTVNTVKEAPEMVVGGIDAGMTTLLRPALYDAYHAVRNLDTETDDGEDRETVGATLAGPVCETADLLCENRPLPRPERGDLLAVGNAGAYGYEMASTYNTRPLPAEVGLDGDLLRRRGTVADVTEFEEPNGFAAAAPRSDQ, from the coding sequence ATGAGCGACGTCCCGGAGGGACCGCGCGCCGCGAGTGATGGTGGGCCGGCCGTTCGCCGGCTCGCGGACTGGGAGGCCAACACGCTCGCGGAACTCGCCGCAGAGCATGGAACGCCGCTCTACGTGTTCGACCCCGCGCGGGCGCGGGAGAACTGTCGCCGCCTCACCGCAGCGTTCCCCGACACAGAGATTCAGTACGCCGCGAAGGCCCACACGGGTCGGAGAACGCTCCAGACAGTCCACGACGAGGGGTTCGCTATCGAGTGTGCGTCCGCGGGCGAAGTCCAACGGGCCCTCGCTGCCGGGATTCCTGGCTCAGACGTGACCTACACCGCGGTCAATCCACCTGCTCGGGATCTCGACGCCGTCGTCAAGACGTGGGAGGAGCACCCGTCACTCACGATTACCGCCGGCGCTGCCGATACGCTGGACCGCCTCGCCGAACGGGGCTTCGACGGCCGTCTCCGGATCCGTGTGAACCCAGGCATCGGCGCTGGACACCACGAAAAGGTGGTGACTGGCGGGCACCCCAAGTTTGGCGTCGGACTCGACCGTGTCCCAGAGCTAGCGGAGTCCGCCGCCGAGCGCTTCGAGTTCGCGGGCATCCACGCCCACGCAGGGTCAGGGATTTCGGGAGAGCAACTGGCCGACCACCGCGAACTGGTTTCGCGAATGGGTGCCCTTGCCCGAACGCTCGAAGACCGCGGTCTCCCCGTGGAGACTGTCGACGTTGGCGGCGGCTTCGGCGTTCCCTATCGTGAGAAGGCGCCGGCGCTCGACCTCGAAGCCGTTGCGGCGGCGACTCGGGAGGCACTGGGTGAGACTGACGCCACACTCGCCATCGAACCCGGCCGCTACGTCGTTGCAGATGCTGGTGTGCTGCTCACCACCGTGAATACGGTGAAGGAGGCGCCGGAGATGGTTGTCGGCGGTATCGACGCCGGGATGACGACGCTCCTCCGCCCAGCGCTCTATGATGCCTACCACGCCGTGCGGAACCTCGATACTGAGACTGACGACGGCGAGGACCGCGAGACGGTCGGGGCCACGCTCGCGGGGCCGGTCTGTGAGACGGCCGACCTACTCTGTGAGAATCGGCCGCTCCCCCGCCCCGAACGCGGGGACCTGCTCGCGGTGGGTAACGCCGGCGCCTACGGCTACGAGATGGCGTCGACGTACAACACCCGACCGCTTCCGGCGGAAGTCGGCCTGGATGGCGACCTGCTCCGGCGCCGTGGTACTGTGGCAGATGTGACCGAGTTCGAGGAGCCGAACGGATTTGCCGCCGCGGCCCCGAGGAGCGATCAATGA
- a CDS encoding 2,3,4,5-tetrahydropyridine-2,6-dicarboxylate N-succinyltransferase (KEGG: hla:Hlac_0669 2,3,4,5-tetrahydropyridine-2,6-carboxylate N-succinyltransferase) translates to MTLETEITDLWNRYQNGLTAAAAGADEHDSLDAFLAALEADEIRAAEQVGPADWAAVEWVKQGVLLNFALRETHARSYGGVDYYDVLPLRGTEDLGERGTRNTPDGTVLRPGSYLGEDVIMMSPSFVNIGARVGDNSLVDSCDTVGSCAQIGEGVKLGANTLIGGVLEPVEDAPVVVEDGASLGAGCRVTSGFVVGENSVVGEDTLLTPRIPVYDLVEDEVHYGYLPPERRAFQRYVESSVSDEELIPGSAYKPAVVATGLEDKTLEATQREGALRE, encoded by the coding sequence ATGACGCTCGAAACCGAAATCACCGACCTGTGGAACCGCTACCAGAACGGACTGACTGCTGCTGCTGCCGGCGCGGACGAACACGACTCGCTCGACGCGTTCCTCGCCGCATTGGAAGCCGACGAGATTCGGGCCGCCGAGCAGGTGGGCCCCGCCGACTGGGCAGCCGTCGAGTGGGTCAAGCAGGGCGTCCTGCTCAATTTCGCGCTCCGGGAGACCCACGCCCGGAGCTACGGCGGCGTCGACTACTACGACGTGCTCCCGCTCCGAGGGACCGAGGACCTCGGCGAGCGCGGCACCCGAAACACGCCCGATGGAACCGTTCTCCGACCGGGGAGCTATCTCGGCGAGGACGTGATCATGATGTCGCCCAGCTTCGTCAACATCGGCGCCAGAGTCGGCGACAACAGCCTCGTTGACTCCTGTGACACGGTCGGCTCCTGTGCCCAAATCGGCGAGGGCGTCAAGCTCGGCGCCAACACACTCATCGGCGGCGTGCTCGAACCCGTCGAGGACGCTCCCGTCGTGGTGGAGGACGGCGCCTCGCTGGGTGCTGGCTGCCGGGTCACCTCCGGCTTCGTCGTCGGCGAGAACTCCGTCGTGGGTGAGGACACGCTGCTTACCCCCCGAATTCCGGTCTACGACCTTGTTGAGGACGAGGTCCATTACGGCTACTTACCGCCGGAGCGCCGCGCGTTCCAGCGCTACGTCGAGTCCTCTGTCTCCGACGAGGAGCTGATTCCGGGCTCGGCCTACAAGCCGGCCGTTGTCGCAACCGGACTGGAAGACAAGACGCTCGAGGCGACCCAGCGGGAGGGTGCACTCCGCGAATGA
- a CDS encoding Dihydrodipicolinate reductase (PFAM: Dihydrodipicolinate reductase~TIGRFAM: Dihydrodipicolinate reductase, bacterial/plant~HAMAP: Dihydrodipicolinate reductase~KEGG: hla:Hlac_0668 dihydrodipicolinate reductase): protein MSTAPPAPTRLVVTGASGRMGEELLDVAGDREDVLVVAAVSRTPGSVTTDADIETDLDATLAAEEAVDCVVDFTAPESTAEYAQTAADHGVPFLTGTTGLEGHEADPLGALDAAAETVPVLHASNFSRGVAALRGAIREAAASLQDYDVEVTETHHNGKRDAPSGTALTLVEDIEAERSDLTERQHGREGAAPRQPNEIGIHARRAGDVTGEHEVLFAGNRETLSLAHSAGDRGVFAAGALDAATELAGRDAGRYQFDDLL from the coding sequence ATGAGCACGGCACCACCAGCACCAACACGACTCGTCGTGACCGGCGCCTCCGGCCGGATGGGGGAGGAACTGCTCGACGTGGCCGGCGACCGCGAGGACGTATTGGTCGTCGCCGCAGTCTCCCGAACCCCTGGCTCCGTCACCACCGACGCTGACATCGAGACCGACCTCGACGCGACGCTCGCTGCCGAGGAAGCAGTCGACTGCGTCGTGGACTTCACCGCGCCTGAGTCAACCGCGGAGTACGCCCAAACCGCCGCCGACCACGGCGTCCCGTTCCTCACAGGGACCACGGGACTCGAAGGCCACGAGGCGGACCCGCTCGGCGCACTCGACGCTGCCGCAGAGACTGTTCCGGTCCTCCACGCCAGCAACTTCTCCCGCGGTGTCGCCGCCCTGCGTGGTGCGATTCGTGAGGCAGCAGCCTCCCTCCAGGACTACGACGTAGAGGTAACCGAGACCCACCACAACGGCAAGCGCGACGCCCCCAGCGGCACCGCGCTCACGCTCGTCGAAGATATCGAGGCCGAGCGTTCGGACCTGACCGAACGCCAGCACGGCCGCGAGGGAGCGGCCCCCCGCCAACCCAACGAAATTGGCATCCACGCCCGCCGGGCGGGCGATGTGACCGGCGAGCACGAGGTGCTGTTCGCGGGCAACCGCGAGACCCTCTCGCTCGCACATAGTGCCGGAGACCGAGGGGTTTTCGCAGCGGGCGCCCTCGACGCCGCCACAGAACTCGCCGGCCGCGACGCCGGCCGCTACCAGTTCGACGACCTACTCTAA